In a genomic window of Wyeomyia smithii strain HCP4-BCI-WySm-NY-G18 chromosome 1, ASM2978416v1, whole genome shotgun sequence:
- the LOC129726511 gene encoding cystinosin homolog isoform X1: MFNTKRNKLLIVLIFTVLLSVICNGQTTIGASVVLDPQDITLLIDETKQISVLFRGPLTQSIQFNFSNEHDDFVKISPSLISIDAPKDGFIDKGVLVELEPLSPGQFDLVGYIIPAGLIDDAKAFIRVTVANSGTLIYVSIVIGWMYFVAWTISFWPQMIINFRRKSVVGLSFDFLALNLLGHTLYATFNCALYWNDDIEQEYFHRNPHGLNPVIANDVAFSLHASLATFLTVLQCFFYERGEQRVSYIAQGILSLFAIVIIISGILIGTGHWHWLDFLYTLSYIKLAITLIKYIPQAVLNFRRKSTVGWSIENILLDFTGGSLSMLQMLLNAYNYDDWASIFGDPTKFGLGLFSVLFDIVFIVQHYVLYRDPEYIVLPGENNSGSDPGTSHLPISSDPANEYSDSNATPS, from the exons ATGTTTAACACTAAGAGGAACAAGTTATTGATAGTTTTGATATTCACAGTATTATTATCTG TGATCTGCAATGGACAAACAACAATCGGTGCCAGTGTAGTACTGGATCCACAGGATATCACTCTGCTGATAGATGAAACCAAGCAAATCTCAGTTCTATTCCGAGGTCCACTAACACAAAGCATTCAGTTTAACTTTTCCAACGAACATGATGATTTTGTGAAGATTTCGCCATCTCTCATATCGATTGATGCGCCCAAGGACGGTTTTATAGACAAAGGCGTTTTGGTAGAGCTAGAACCGTTGTCTCCCGGCCAGTTCGATCTGGTAGGCTACATTATACCCGCTGGATTAATAGACGATGCCAAGGCGTTCATTCGGGTAACAGTGGCCAATTCCGGAACGCTTATATACGTCTCAATCGTGATTGGATGGATGTACTTTGTAGCTTGGACGATCTCATTCTGGCCTCAGATGATTATAAATTTTCGTCGAAAAAGCGTAGTTGGGCTGTCCTTTGATTTTCTCGCATTAAATCTGCTGGGCCATACGTTGTATGCTACTTTCAACTGCGCGTTGTATTGGAACGACGACATTGAACAAGAATATTTTCACCGGAACCCGCACGGATTGAATCCGGTAATCGCAAACGATGTGGCCTTTTCGTTACATGCCTCGTTGGCTACATTTTTGACTGTTCTTCAATGCTTTTTTTACGAA agGGGAGAACAACGGGTATCCTATATCGCTCAGGGTATTTTGAGCTTATTTGccatagtaataataatatccGGCATACTCATCGGCACTGGGCATTGGCACTGGTTGGATTTCCTATACACTCTTAGCTATATCAAATTAGCAATCACACTTATAAAATACATACCGCAGGCGGTATTAAACTTTAGGAGAAAAAGTACTGTAGGATGGAGTATCGAAAATATTCTGCTTGATTTCACTGGTGGCTCATTGAGTATGTTGCAAATGCTTCTAAACGCGTATAATTACG ATGACTGGGCATCAATCTTCGGAGATCCAACTAAATTTGGACTAGGCTTGTTTTCTGTGCTATTTGATATAGTATTTATCGTGCAGCATTATGTATTGTACAG GGACCCCGAGTACATTGTACTACCTGGAGAGAACAACAGCGGCTCTGATCCAGGCACTAGTCATCTACCTATCTCATCTGATCCTGCCAATGAATATAGCGATAGTAATGCCACACCAAGTTAA
- the LOC129726511 gene encoding cystinosin homolog isoform X2, whose translation MFNTKRNKLLIVLIFTVLLSVICNGQTTIGASVVLDPQDITLLIDETKQISVLFRGPLTQSIQFNFSNEHDDFVKISPSLISIDAPKDGFIDKGVLVELEPLSPGQFDLVGYIIPAGLIDDAKAFIRVTVANSGTLIYVSIVIGWMYFVAWTISFWPQMIINFRRKSVVGLSFDFLALNLLGHTLYATFNCALYWNDDIEQEYFHRNPHGLNPVIANDVAFSLHASLATFLTVLQCFFYERGEQRVSYIAQGILSLFAIVIIISGILIGTGHWHWLDFLYTLSYIKLAITLIKYIPQAVLNFRRKSTVGWSIENILLDFTGGSLSMLQMLLNAYNYDDWASIFGDPTKFGLGLFSVLFDIVFIVQHYVLYRNRTELKTLEEESSNSAAVGSKSSLP comes from the exons ATGTTTAACACTAAGAGGAACAAGTTATTGATAGTTTTGATATTCACAGTATTATTATCTG TGATCTGCAATGGACAAACAACAATCGGTGCCAGTGTAGTACTGGATCCACAGGATATCACTCTGCTGATAGATGAAACCAAGCAAATCTCAGTTCTATTCCGAGGTCCACTAACACAAAGCATTCAGTTTAACTTTTCCAACGAACATGATGATTTTGTGAAGATTTCGCCATCTCTCATATCGATTGATGCGCCCAAGGACGGTTTTATAGACAAAGGCGTTTTGGTAGAGCTAGAACCGTTGTCTCCCGGCCAGTTCGATCTGGTAGGCTACATTATACCCGCTGGATTAATAGACGATGCCAAGGCGTTCATTCGGGTAACAGTGGCCAATTCCGGAACGCTTATATACGTCTCAATCGTGATTGGATGGATGTACTTTGTAGCTTGGACGATCTCATTCTGGCCTCAGATGATTATAAATTTTCGTCGAAAAAGCGTAGTTGGGCTGTCCTTTGATTTTCTCGCATTAAATCTGCTGGGCCATACGTTGTATGCTACTTTCAACTGCGCGTTGTATTGGAACGACGACATTGAACAAGAATATTTTCACCGGAACCCGCACGGATTGAATCCGGTAATCGCAAACGATGTGGCCTTTTCGTTACATGCCTCGTTGGCTACATTTTTGACTGTTCTTCAATGCTTTTTTTACGAA agGGGAGAACAACGGGTATCCTATATCGCTCAGGGTATTTTGAGCTTATTTGccatagtaataataatatccGGCATACTCATCGGCACTGGGCATTGGCACTGGTTGGATTTCCTATACACTCTTAGCTATATCAAATTAGCAATCACACTTATAAAATACATACCGCAGGCGGTATTAAACTTTAGGAGAAAAAGTACTGTAGGATGGAGTATCGAAAATATTCTGCTTGATTTCACTGGTGGCTCATTGAGTATGTTGCAAATGCTTCTAAACGCGTATAATTACG ATGACTGGGCATCAATCTTCGGAGATCCAACTAAATTTGGACTAGGCTTGTTTTCTGTGCTATTTGATATAGTATTTATCGTGCAGCATTATGTATTGTACAG GAATCGTACAGAACTTAAGACACTGGAGGAGGAATCTAGCAACAGTGCAGCCGTTGGTAGTAAGTCGAGCTTACCGTAA